The stretch of DNA CTCCCGTCGCCCGCCGGTACGCCTGAAGACGAGGACGGCGCGGCGAGGAGCGGCGGCGTCCACGACGAATAGCGCTCCATAGCGGCACGGAGGAGGGTACCCGATGCATCTCACCGAGGCGGTGCGCGCCATCACGCCGTCGATGACCATCGGCATGGACGACCGCGCCCGGCGGCTGCGCCGCCAGGGGGTCGACGTGATCAGCTTCGCCGCGGGCGAGCCCGACTTCGACACGCCGGCCTCGATCAAGGAGGCGGCGATCGCCGCGATCCGCGAAGGGTTCACCAAGTACACCGCGCCGGCCGGCATTCCGGAGCTCCGGGCGGCGGTCGCATCACACCTGCGCGAGACCTACGGGGCCGCGTACGCGCCGGAGGAGATCGTCATCACCGCGGGCGGGAAGCCCGCGCTGTACTTCGCGCTCCGCGCGATCTGCGAGCCCGGCGACGAGGTGCTGATCCCGGTGCCGGCATGGGTGTCCTACGCCGAGCAGGTGCGGCTGGCCGGCGCGCGGCCGGTGTTCGTGCCGACCGACGCGGCGACCGCGTGGCAGCCCCTGCCCGACCGCGTGGCCTCGCTCGTCACGCCGCGCACCCGCGCGATCATCCTCAATTCGCCCCACAACCCGACCGGGACCGTCTACGACCGCGATACGCTCGACGGCATCGTGAGCCTCTCCGACCGGCACGAGTTCTATCTCGTGAGCGACGAGATCTACGAGAGCATGGTCTACGACGGCGCGCGCCACCTCTGCGTCCCGGCGGTGTGGCCCGCCGCCCGCGACCGGATCCTGC from bacterium encodes:
- a CDS encoding pyridoxal phosphate-dependent aminotransferase, with the translated sequence MHLTEAVRAITPSMTIGMDDRARRLRRQGVDVISFAAGEPDFDTPASIKEAAIAAIREGFTKYTAPAGIPELRAAVASHLRETYGAAYAPEEIVITAGGKPALYFALRAICEPGDEVLIPVPAWVSYAEQVRLAGARPVFVPTDAATAWQPLPDRVASLVTPRTRAIILNSPHNPTGTVYDRDTLDGIVSLSDRHEFYLVSDEIYESMVYDGARHLCVPAVWPAARDRILLLNSMSKTYAMTGWRIGYAAAPRPIAAGLEALQGHLAGNPNSIAQKAAFYALTAGVDPKGMVEEYDRRRRYIVGRLNDIAGVSCGTPRGAFYAFPDVQELLGRFGAPATSLALAERLLDEVHVAVVPGEAFEAPGFLRFSYATSMERIREGVDRIAKMLTPFAAKV